In one window of Methanosarcina vacuolata Z-761 DNA:
- a CDS encoding 50S ribosomal protein L23, which translates to MSSINYPFVTEKAMMLLDENKLQFIVDTRSNKKQIVEDVEKLYGFKVKAVRTMTTMKGTKKAILTFEDPESAHEIATRIGLM; encoded by the coding sequence ATGAGTTCCATTAATTATCCTTTTGTTACTGAAAAAGCGATGATGCTGCTTGACGAAAACAAGCTCCAGTTTATCGTGGATACCAGGTCAAACAAAAAGCAGATCGTAGAAGATGTTGAAAAACTGTACGGGTTCAAGGTAAAGGCCGTGCGAACCATGACAACCATGAAGGGCACGAAAAAAGCAATCCTGACATTCGAAGATCCTGAATCTGCACACGAGATTGCAACCCGGATAGGACTAATGTGA